The Neisseria sicca genome includes a window with the following:
- a CDS encoding IS30 family transposase has translation MSYTQLTQDERYHIQYLSRHCTVTEIAKQLNRHKSTISREIRRHRTQGQQYSAEKAQKQSRTIKQRKRKPYKLDSQLIQHIDTLIRRKLSPEQVCAYLRKHHGITLHHSTIYRYLRQDKSNGGTLWQHLRICSKPYRKRYGSTWTRGKVPNRVGIENRPAIVDQKTRIGDWEADTIIGKGQKSALLTLVERVTRYTIVCKLDSLKAEDTALAAVRALKAHKARVHTITMDNGKEFYQHTKIAEALKAKTYFCRPYHSWEKGLNENTNGLIRQYFPKQTDFRNISNREIRRVQDELNHRPRKTLGYETPSVLFLNLFKPLIH, from the coding sequence ATGAGCTACACACAACTGACCCAAGACGAACGATACCATATCCAATACCTGTCCCGCCACTGCACCGTCACAGAAATCGCCAAACAGCTTAACCGCCACAAAAGCACCATCAGCCGCGAAATCAGACGGCACCGCACCCAAGGGCAGCAATACAGTGCCGAAAAAGCACAGAAGCAGAGCCGGACTATCAAACAGCGTAAGCGAAAGCCCTATAAGCTTGATTCGCAGCTGATTCAACACATCGACACCCTTATCCGCCGCAAACTCAGTCCCGAACAAGTATGCGCCTACCTGCGCAAACATCACGGGATAACACTCCACCACAGCACCATTTACCGCTACCTCCGCCAAGACAAAAGCAACGGCGGCACCTTGTGGCAACACCTCAGAATATGCAGCAAACCCTACCGCAAACGCTACGGCAGCACATGGACCAGAGGCAAAGTACCCAACCGTGTCGGCATAGAAAACCGACCCGCTATCGTCGACCAGAAAACCCGCATCGGCGATTGGGAAGCCGACACCATCATCGGCAAAGGACAGAAAAGCGCATTACTGACCTTGGTCGAACGCGTTACCCGCTACACCATCGTCTGCAAATTGGATAGCCTCAAAGCCGAAGACACTGCTCTGGCAGCCGTTAGGGCATTAAAGGCACATAAAGCCAGAGTGCACACCATCACTATGGATAACGGCAAAGAGTTCTATCAACACACCAAAATAGCCGAAGCATTGAAGGCGAAAACCTATTTTTGCCGCCCCTACCATTCTTGGGAGAAAGGGCTGAATGAGAACACCAACGGACTCATCCGCCAATATTTCCCCAAACAAACCGATTTCCGAAACATCAGCAATCGGGAGATACGCAGGGTTCAAGATGAATTGAACCACCGGCCAAGAAAAACACTTGGCTACGAAACGCCAAGTGTTTTATTCTTGAATCTGTTCAAACCACTGATACACTAG
- a CDS encoding helix-turn-helix transcriptional regulator — protein sequence MNKSSEIANRLKDLRIKWNKTQTEMAKDCGVSPRMWIKYEQGLSFPGGEIWLALAINGADVNYLLTGWEVSDDPQDVSLKEDELKLIVDYRHSTKKSKEIILTIAEMVDKKPNKKEPASDNDIALFIADLE from the coding sequence ATGAATAAAAGTTCAGAAATAGCTAATAGATTGAAAGATTTGAGAATTAAATGGAATAAAACCCAGACTGAAATGGCAAAAGACTGTGGAGTATCCCCTAGAATGTGGATTAAATATGAACAGGGTCTAAGTTTTCCTGGTGGTGAGATATGGTTAGCCTTGGCAATAAATGGAGCAGATGTGAATTACCTGCTTACTGGATGGGAGGTTTCAGACGACCCTCAAGACGTGAGCTTAAAAGAAGATGAACTCAAATTGATTGTTGACTATCGCCACTCAACTAAGAAAAGTAAGGAAATAATTTTGACAATTGCTGAAATGGTAGACAAGAAGCCAAATAAAAAAGAACCGGCATCTGATAATGACATTGCTCTATTTATTGCTGACTTAGAGTAA